A window from Carassius gibelio isolate Cgi1373 ecotype wild population from Czech Republic chromosome B3, carGib1.2-hapl.c, whole genome shotgun sequence encodes these proteins:
- the LOC127951792 gene encoding dysbindin-like: protein MRMRERQRFFEEVFQHDVDVYLSSAHLQIDYKRPPLGSISSMEVNVDMLEQMELVDISDQEALDVFFSASGEEGSLTPHLPALGHTDIEENGLLRSHVSLRTADPCEIKSRLLSTSSNSTCDSQASNEDGSSTPIVQSDDEDVHEDVPTASDATKEQSAPSL, encoded by the exons ATGAGGATGAGAGAAAGACAACGATTCTTTGAGGAGGTCTTTCAACATGACGTGGATGTCTACCTTTCCTCTGCACACCTGCAGATAGATTATAAGAGAC CTCCCTTAGGAAGTATTTCATCAATGGAGGTGAACGTTGATATGCTAGAACAGATGGAGCTGGTGGACATCTCTGATCAGGAGGCCTTGGATGTCTTCTTCAGTGCCAGCGGAGAGGAAGGATCGCTGACGCCCCATCTTCCAG CTCTTGGCCACACTGACATAGAAGAGAATGGACTGCTGAGATCTCACGTGTCCTTGAGAACTGCTGACCCTTGTGAGATCAAATCCCGATTGTTGTCCACTTCCTCCAACTCCACCTGTGACAGTCAAGCCTCCAACGAGGACGGATCGAGCACTCCTATCGTTCAATCAGATGATGAAGATGTGCATGAAGATGTGCCCACAGCCAGCGATGCCACAAAAGAGCAGTCTGCCCCCTCATTATAA